One window from the genome of Marinifilum sp. JC120 encodes:
- a CDS encoding HIT family protein, with amino-acid sequence MSNQDCIFCKIVAGEIPCFKIYETDKVLSFLDIGPVNKGHALVIPKQHCENIWDLPAELGHDIITAAQLAGDAIVKATGADGLNLIMNNNEAAGQLVFHAHFHLIPRFKEDGFVHWDQSEYESMDEANVLAQKIEKMIIG; translated from the coding sequence ATGAGTAATCAGGATTGTATTTTCTGTAAAATTGTGGCCGGGGAAATCCCTTGCTTCAAGATTTATGAAACTGACAAAGTGCTCAGTTTTCTGGATATCGGGCCGGTTAATAAAGGCCATGCACTTGTTATCCCTAAGCAGCATTGTGAGAATATCTGGGATCTGCCCGCTGAATTGGGGCATGATATAATTACCGCTGCCCAGCTTGCCGGGGATGCCATTGTCAAGGCTACCGGAGCTGATGGGTTGAATCTGATTATGAATAATAATGAAGCGGCAGGCCAGCTTGTTTTTCATGCCCATTTTCACCTTATCCCCAGATTTAAAGAAGACGGTTTCGTCCATTGGGATCAGAGTGAATATGAAAGTATGGATGAGGCAAACGTCCTTGCCCAGAAGATAGAAAAGATGATAATAGGATAA
- a CDS encoding septal ring lytic transglycosylase RlpA family protein: MSRYILLLAVLLLVFPAGCAKKRIYSTPAVTHHKVKKQDSPNVVKPVLKTDPYTVHGQSYVPHLSSKGYKAQGLASWYGDDFHGKTTANGETYNMYAMTAAHRTLPMGTMLEVTDRSSGRRTIVRVNDRGPFADPDLRIIDLSYAAASKLGIISKGLTPVELRAIEDVNVEPVEATEIVAETAAPDEEAVMEETVQAAPEVEEIIITEQATAQAHYYIQVGAFTDSDRAQNVLQSLRDGGYKESRMVEVDVNGQKFMRVQAGYFYNIPAAEDAMTTLGDEYGNVILVTK; this comes from the coding sequence ATGTCCAGATATATACTTCTGCTTGCAGTCCTGTTGCTGGTTTTTCCCGCAGGCTGTGCAAAAAAAAGAATTTATTCCACTCCTGCAGTTACCCATCATAAGGTAAAGAAACAGGATTCCCCGAATGTAGTTAAGCCGGTTCTGAAAACAGATCCATACACCGTGCATGGCCAGAGTTATGTACCGCACCTCAGTTCCAAAGGGTACAAAGCTCAAGGGCTCGCTTCATGGTATGGTGACGATTTCCACGGCAAAACAACTGCCAACGGCGAAACATACAACATGTACGCCATGACCGCCGCCCACCGCACCTTGCCCATGGGCACCATGCTCGAAGTAACCGACCGCTCCAGCGGACGTAGGACCATCGTCAGGGTTAATGATCGCGGTCCTTTTGCCGACCCTGATTTAAGGATTATCGACCTTTCATACGCAGCAGCTTCTAAGCTGGGGATTATCAGCAAAGGTCTTACCCCTGTTGAATTGCGGGCTATTGAAGATGTAAATGTGGAGCCTGTGGAAGCAACTGAAATAGTAGCAGAGACAGCGGCTCCCGACGAAGAAGCCGTTATGGAAGAGACAGTGCAGGCCGCGCCTGAAGTTGAAGAAATAATAATCACAGAGCAAGCCACCGCGCAGGCTCATTACTACATTCAGGTAGGCGCATTCACCGATAGCGACCGGGCTCAGAATGTGCTGCAATCGCTACGCGACGGCGGCTACAAGGAATCCCGCATGGTGGAAGTGGATGTAAACGGTCAGAAATTCATGCGTGTTCAGGCCGGGTACTTTTACAACATTCCTGCTGCTGAAGACGCCATGACGACTCTGGGAGATGAATACGGAAACGTGATCCTCGTTACCAAATAG
- a CDS encoding potassium channel protein: MKFLNWLRSGFGKLVIATALLLILSTLAFYWIELSEGEDARISHAFWWAIVTLTTVGYGDMVPTTVPGRILGGLVMISGIGLVTSLTGNMASMLVEQKAKKRKGLLSVKASDHIIILGWNDYAFGLIESLTEQTASKKMQLVIVSDLESQIRDEIAFRLDMGERLNFVHGTISQANVIARANPDVARNVYIVCQSGLDSKESDQQAIYAVLALRTLAPKVPIYAEIARHENKEHLLRAGANEILVRGEISGRMMGMMGASPSMWSFFRNLLGIGESGKLQFRTCNAEERTMNWGELSSRIKNNSGGLPVAACKLGKNLTLQDVLDEGSALDQFIMELFKNSGQDTSLGMQGPKVQMNPQDDEPMAEYDALLVISSSGGTEHG; the protein is encoded by the coding sequence ATGAAATTTCTAAACTGGCTCAGATCGGGATTCGGCAAGCTGGTCATTGCCACAGCCCTGCTCCTCATTCTAAGCACGCTGGCTTTCTACTGGATAGAACTCAGTGAGGGTGAGGACGCACGGATATCCCATGCTTTTTGGTGGGCCATCGTAACCCTGACCACTGTAGGATATGGGGACATGGTGCCGACCACCGTACCCGGTAGAATCCTCGGCGGGCTGGTCATGATCTCCGGCATCGGGCTGGTTACATCACTAACCGGTAATATGGCTTCCATGCTGGTGGAGCAGAAAGCCAAAAAACGCAAGGGGCTGCTATCAGTGAAAGCCAGTGACCACATTATCATACTCGGCTGGAATGACTACGCCTTCGGGCTGATCGAATCTCTTACCGAACAAACTGCTTCCAAAAAAATGCAGTTGGTAATTGTCAGCGACCTTGAGAGCCAGATCAGAGATGAAATCGCCTTCAGGCTAGATATGGGTGAAAGGCTGAATTTTGTGCACGGCACCATCAGTCAGGCCAATGTCATTGCCAGAGCCAACCCGGACGTGGCCCGCAATGTCTATATCGTCTGCCAGAGCGGACTGGACAGTAAGGAGTCCGATCAGCAGGCCATTTACGCGGTACTGGCCCTGCGTACTTTAGCCCCCAAGGTTCCGATCTATGCGGAAATTGCCCGCCATGAAAACAAGGAACACCTGCTCCGGGCCGGAGCCAATGAAATTCTAGTACGTGGAGAAATTTCCGGGCGTATGATGGGTATGATGGGTGCCAGCCCTTCCATGTGGTCATTTTTTCGCAACCTGCTCGGCATAGGAGAATCGGGCAAGCTTCAGTTCCGGACATGTAATGCCGAAGAACGGACAATGAACTGGGGCGAACTCAGTTCCAGAATCAAAAACAACAGCGGCGGTCTTCCGGTTGCTGCCTGCAAACTGGGTAAGAACCTGACCTTGCAGGACGTGCTGGATGAAGGCTCCGCACTGGACCAGTTCATCATGGAACTGTTCAAAAATTCCGGGCAAGATACTTCGCTAGGCATGCAGGGACCGAAAGTACAAATGAATCCCCAAGATGATGAGCCCATGGCCGAATATGACGCCCTGCTGGTGATCAGCTCTTCGGGAGGAACCGAGCATGGCTGA
- a CDS encoding alpha/beta hydrolase, with protein sequence MEFAMRRLIMPLVLLLLLVGCVHKNLPDSAQYLTPLPKSQVQVDDVKIAYRTFGEGAPLLMIMGFAGTMDIWDAGLVRELAKEHTVIIFDNRGMSGSSNGTEQISIRRMAADSAGLLRELGYAQADVLGWSMGGLIAQEMALNYPEKVGKLVLLGASCDAKPVADITRKLLKMDVKELLGHFFPPGWIEKYPDAYKRLPHPASPPDPAIVQAQADAMIVWPGCCSRLRELQKATLVITGLDDDILPEPLGVEITEQVKGSWLVRYKNATHWLMYQEPVGLGRTVNNFLEVRQDLMPN encoded by the coding sequence ATGGAGTTTGCTATGCGTCGGTTGATCATGCCTTTAGTGCTTTTGCTTCTGCTGGTCGGGTGTGTTCATAAGAACCTTCCCGATTCCGCGCAATACCTCACCCCCTTGCCCAAGTCGCAGGTTCAGGTGGATGATGTAAAGATTGCTTACCGTACATTCGGGGAAGGTGCGCCTCTACTCATGATCATGGGTTTTGCCGGGACCATGGATATCTGGGATGCAGGGCTTGTCCGTGAACTGGCTAAAGAGCATACGGTGATTATCTTTGATAACCGGGGCATGAGCGGTTCCAGCAATGGAACTGAGCAAATCTCCATTAGACGCATGGCTGCGGACAGCGCAGGGTTGCTGCGCGAACTCGGTTACGCACAGGCTGATGTTCTTGGCTGGTCCATGGGCGGGCTTATCGCGCAGGAAATGGCTCTCAATTATCCTGAAAAAGTAGGCAAGCTGGTCCTTTTGGGGGCATCCTGTGACGCAAAGCCCGTTGCGGATATCACCCGCAAGTTGTTGAAGATGGATGTAAAAGAATTACTCGGTCATTTCTTCCCGCCCGGTTGGATCGAAAAATATCCTGATGCCTATAAAAGGCTTCCACACCCGGCAAGTCCGCCTGATCCGGCAATTGTGCAGGCGCAGGCCGATGCCATGATAGTCTGGCCTGGTTGCTGCTCACGGTTGAGGGAATTGCAGAAAGCTACGCTGGTTATTACCGGCTTGGATGATGACATTCTGCCGGAACCCTTGGGTGTTGAAATTACAGAGCAGGTCAAAGGAAGTTGGCTGGTACGTTATAAAAACGCCACTCATTGGCTAATGTATCAGGAGCCGGTCGGACTTGGACGCACAGTGAATAACTTCCTAGAAGTTAGGCAGGATTTGATGCCAAATTAA
- a CDS encoding FAD-binding protein, producing the protein MSTLSAEEKYRNFIPEESREYLEKLFAGFKRTITIEVYTTDGEHREYNDFTLNICRAFNVLSEKVELREYAVESEMGKNRKIITTPTVLISPDEYDIRFLGAPAGEEGRALVEALNLASKGVDAISDSTKEMLEPLNEDRMIKVFASPTCPYCPGQAINAFKAAVARPDKISAWNISTLDNENMAHEYNVGSVPHTDINEKVTFTGLDPEEKFMLQLLFLKPLEEVIKEQKAAKEEAQEETTYEDIDLAIIGGGPAGMSAGIYAKRSGLSCIILEKQGMGGQVALTPKVENYPGFANIQGFELVEILGAHAREYTDIHQFAEVSDVKYGPRIDITTEEKIYRAKGVLLATGVNVRMLGVPGEDKFYGHGVSYCATCDGNFYKGGKAIVVGGGNTALTDALHLKHLGIETTVVHRGDKFRAEKVLQDSVNREGIEIIWNSLVTEIIGDDQVESARIINKDGTEIIKDTDVVFVAIGHTANTELAEKLGVELRSDGFIKVDPTQRTSVDRVYAAGDVTGGVRQIITATGQGAAAALTAFDDFTRLFDDTQNSDKNIW; encoded by the coding sequence ATGAGCACCCTGAGCGCAGAAGAAAAATACCGCAATTTTATACCTGAAGAGAGCCGTGAATATCTTGAAAAACTCTTCGCCGGATTCAAGCGGACTATCACCATCGAGGTATACACCACGGACGGCGAACACCGTGAGTATAATGATTTCACCCTCAATATCTGCCGGGCATTCAACGTTCTGAGCGAGAAAGTTGAATTGCGCGAATATGCTGTTGAAAGCGAAATGGGCAAAAACCGCAAAATCATCACCACCCCTACCGTGCTCATATCACCGGATGAATATGACATCCGTTTTCTCGGTGCCCCTGCCGGAGAAGAAGGGCGCGCTTTGGTTGAAGCACTCAACCTCGCATCCAAGGGCGTCGACGCTATCTCCGATTCCACAAAAGAAATGCTTGAACCGCTGAATGAAGACAGGATGATCAAAGTCTTTGCAAGCCCCACCTGTCCCTACTGCCCGGGTCAGGCCATCAACGCATTTAAAGCCGCAGTAGCCAGACCAGATAAAATTTCAGCATGGAACATCTCCACACTAGATAATGAAAACATGGCCCACGAATATAATGTAGGCTCGGTTCCACACACTGATATCAATGAAAAAGTCACCTTTACCGGACTGGATCCGGAAGAAAAATTTATGCTCCAGTTGCTTTTTCTCAAGCCTCTTGAAGAAGTAATCAAGGAACAGAAAGCCGCAAAAGAAGAAGCTCAAGAAGAGACAACTTACGAAGACATTGATCTGGCCATCATAGGCGGCGGACCTGCTGGAATGAGTGCCGGAATTTACGCCAAGAGGAGCGGTCTAAGCTGCATCATTCTCGAAAAACAAGGTATGGGTGGACAGGTGGCCCTGACCCCTAAAGTGGAAAACTACCCCGGATTCGCCAACATTCAGGGATTCGAACTGGTGGAAATTCTCGGTGCCCATGCCCGCGAATACACCGACATCCATCAGTTTGCCGAGGTCAGTGATGTCAAATACGGCCCGCGTATTGATATCACCACCGAAGAAAAAATATACCGAGCCAAGGGCGTTCTGCTGGCAACCGGAGTTAACGTGCGCATGCTCGGAGTTCCAGGAGAAGACAAATTTTACGGGCACGGAGTCAGCTATTGCGCCACTTGTGACGGAAATTTTTACAAAGGCGGCAAGGCAATTGTAGTCGGAGGTGGTAACACCGCATTGACCGACGCTCTGCATCTCAAGCATCTAGGAATTGAAACCACCGTCGTTCATCGGGGTGACAAGTTCCGGGCCGAGAAAGTCCTGCAAGACTCAGTTAACCGCGAAGGAATCGAGATCATCTGGAACAGTCTGGTTACCGAAATCATCGGCGACGATCAGGTGGAATCAGCGCGCATCATCAACAAGGACGGCACTGAAATCATCAAGGACACTGATGTGGTCTTCGTCGCCATCGGGCATACTGCCAATACCGAGCTTGCTGAAAAGCTTGGCGTTGAGTTGCGATCTGACGGTTTCATCAAAGTCGATCCCACCCAGCGCACCAGCGTAGACCGGGTCTATGCTGCCGGGGACGTGACCGGAGGCGTGCGCCAGATCATCACCGCAACGGGGCAAGGGGCTGCCGCAGCACTGACCGCCTTTGATGATTTCACCCGGCTCTTTGATGACACCCAAAATTCTGACAAAAATATTTGGTAG
- a CDS encoding integration host factor subunit alpha, whose amino-acid sequence MASGNTLTKASVVDYIYEKTDRNRAEIKDLVESILDIMKQAVKKDHAMLISGFGKFEAYDKNARKGRNPQTNEAITLPARKVVVFRLSRKFRAELN is encoded by the coding sequence ATGGCTAGCGGAAACACCCTTACTAAAGCCAGCGTTGTTGACTACATCTACGAAAAGACTGACCGGAACAGAGCTGAAATCAAGGATCTGGTTGAATCCATCCTCGACATCATGAAGCAGGCTGTGAAAAAAGATCACGCCATGTTGATCAGCGGTTTCGGTAAATTTGAAGCTTACGACAAAAATGCTCGTAAGGGACGTAACCCCCAGACCAATGAAGCAATCACCCTGCCTGCACGTAAGGTTGTTGTCTTCAGACTCTCCCGCAAGTTCAGGGCTGAATTGAACTAG
- a CDS encoding cyclic nucleotide-binding domain-containing protein: MAEYWQSIPLFQNLDEEELQQVKSIFASIAVRSGTEIISEGEEGDEIFILVDGKVRITKAMLMKGMSLPLSELKNPNKVLANLDDSSFPMFGEIALIDRDQRSATVTVVEDSEFLITDRMKFFEFVGEHPAIGGKLLMTIGKRLAATVRRNNNELVKLTTALALALSRSSR, translated from the coding sequence ATGGCTGAATACTGGCAATCCATACCCCTTTTCCAGAACCTCGATGAAGAAGAACTGCAACAGGTAAAATCGATCTTTGCCAGTATTGCGGTCCGCTCTGGCACGGAAATCATATCCGAAGGTGAAGAAGGAGACGAAATATTCATTCTTGTGGATGGAAAAGTCCGCATAACAAAAGCCATGCTCATGAAAGGCATGTCCCTGCCCCTTAGCGAACTGAAAAATCCCAACAAAGTATTGGCAAATCTAGATGACAGCAGCTTTCCCATGTTCGGGGAAATCGCACTTATTGACCGTGACCAACGTTCGGCAACGGTCACAGTGGTGGAAGACTCGGAATTTCTGATTACCGACCGCATGAAATTTTTTGAATTTGTGGGGGAACATCCGGCCATAGGTGGAAAGCTGCTCATGACCATCGGCAAAAGACTCGCTGCAACAGTACGCCGCAACAACAATGAACTGGTTAAGCTGACCACAGCTCTGGCTTTGGCTCTTTCGCGGAGCAGTAGGTAG
- a CDS encoding TIGR04076 family protein codes for MPIKFPAIGNKVVARIIEIKGNCTIEMKLGDEFELSTHRCGDFCGLFYNNIAGWVTTLQLGGTFPFSDDPDVQVWECPNASNKVKVELRRIRG; via the coding sequence ATGCCTATTAAGTTTCCAGCTATCGGTAATAAGGTTGTAGCGAGAATTATTGAGATCAAAGGAAATTGTACTATTGAAATGAAGCTTGGTGATGAATTTGAACTAAGCACCCATAGGTGCGGTGATTTCTGCGGATTATTTTACAATAATATTGCAGGGTGGGTGACTACGTTGCAGCTGGGAGGAACTTTCCCATTTAGTGATGATCCAGATGTTCAAGTCTGGGAATGTCCCAACGCCAGCAACAAGGTCAAGGTAGAACTTCGTCGTATCAGGGGATAA
- a CDS encoding radical SAM protein has protein sequence MHTTTFKHPEPVHPKTRIWPVFMPFMGCPSKCIYCSQDRQTGTGAKTLSVIYQDLKQEIPTFFAEKDRDPLELAFFGGTFTALPFEWQQRFVSLTAEFKEKGFLTKVRCSTRPDCIKQDQIKQLHEAGLDMIELGIQSFSAEVLRRSARNYSPETAIEACHTVRENGLSLGIQLLPGLPGSQRGDFQRDISRTIELNPDAVRIYPCLTVKGTGLEKLYRAGKYTPWSLSRTEEELAPALLRLWMHKIHVIRIGVAHEDGFEDSIVAGPVHPALGQKIRSKALYLYLRSRLAMCGSAPKQLIVPQQYSGEFWGHKSNLKPLYARIGISPDNTSFAARQIFKLICK, from the coding sequence ATGCACACAACAACATTCAAACATCCGGAACCGGTACATCCTAAGACACGCATCTGGCCGGTTTTCATGCCTTTTATGGGCTGCCCGTCGAAATGTATTTATTGCTCACAAGACAGGCAGACAGGGACAGGAGCTAAGACATTAAGCGTAATATATCAAGATCTTAAACAGGAAATCCCCACCTTTTTTGCTGAAAAAGACCGCGATCCACTTGAACTGGCTTTTTTTGGCGGAACTTTTACGGCCCTTCCCTTTGAATGGCAGCAACGTTTTGTCTCACTGACGGCCGAATTCAAAGAAAAGGGATTTTTAACCAAAGTCCGCTGTTCTACCCGTCCGGACTGCATCAAACAGGACCAGATCAAACAACTGCATGAAGCTGGTCTGGACATGATCGAGTTGGGTATCCAGAGCTTTTCAGCAGAAGTGCTACGCCGTTCCGCTCGTAATTATTCCCCGGAAACCGCAATCGAGGCTTGCCACACTGTCCGTGAAAACGGACTGTCACTGGGCATCCAGCTGCTGCCCGGACTGCCCGGCTCACAACGAGGCGACTTCCAGCGCGACATCAGCCGGACTATTGAATTGAACCCTGATGCCGTACGCATTTACCCCTGCCTGACAGTCAAAGGAACCGGACTTGAAAAGCTCTACCGAGCCGGAAAATACACCCCGTGGTCCCTAAGCCGTACGGAAGAAGAGCTCGCCCCGGCCCTGCTACGCTTATGGATGCATAAAATTCACGTCATCCGCATCGGCGTGGCCCATGAAGACGGCTTTGAAGACAGCATCGTGGCCGGCCCGGTCCACCCTGCACTGGGCCAGAAAATCAGGTCCAAGGCTCTCTACCTATACCTGCGCTCCCGCTTAGCCATGTGCGGATCAGCTCCCAAACAACTGATCGTTCCGCAACAATATTCCGGCGAGTTCTGGGGACATAAATCCAATCTGAAACCACTTTATGCCAGAATCGGTATTTCTCCTGACAACACCTCTTTTGCAGCAAGACAAATTTTCAAGCTCATCTGTAAATAA
- a CDS encoding Crp/Fnr family transcriptional regulator: MECICDQCGAGDSAGTSACLKDLWIFDHFTESQLQELQTIGLRREIPKGQLVFSQGGVADELFLVRSGRIKLSKVNEDGTEVTLDFRKHGDVLGEDLFSGVETYPVSAWAIEETITCGFNLGSFQSLIRQNPEIGLNVIKSMSSKISSLSSRIESIAEVGLEDRLYSVLASISKEHGLRIGDVYKLPFKMTHEELAFLVGAHRVSITKAMQALVSNGRISSKNKIITLKSL, encoded by the coding sequence ATGGAATGTATCTGTGATCAATGCGGTGCAGGGGATTCAGCTGGAACAAGCGCATGCTTAAAGGATTTGTGGATATTCGACCATTTTACTGAAAGCCAACTTCAGGAGTTGCAAACGATCGGACTTAGAAGGGAAATTCCTAAAGGGCAGCTTGTTTTCAGTCAGGGAGGGGTGGCTGATGAACTGTTTCTTGTCAGGTCGGGAAGAATTAAACTTAGTAAAGTTAATGAAGACGGAACCGAGGTGACTCTCGATTTTAGAAAACATGGTGATGTTCTTGGTGAAGATCTTTTTTCGGGCGTCGAAACTTATCCGGTAAGTGCCTGGGCAATAGAGGAAACAATAACTTGCGGTTTTAATCTTGGTAGCTTTCAATCTCTTATCCGCCAAAATCCGGAGATCGGGCTTAATGTGATAAAATCTATGAGCAGTAAAATTTCGTCTCTGTCCAGTAGGATTGAGAGTATCGCGGAGGTCGGTCTTGAGGATAGGCTTTACAGTGTCCTTGCCAGCATTTCTAAAGAACATGGGCTCAGGATTGGCGATGTCTATAAGCTGCCTTTTAAAATGACCCACGAAGAACTTGCATTTTTAGTTGGGGCACATCGGGTCAGTATTACCAAGGCCATGCAGGCTTTGGTCTCTAATGGCAGAATTAGCTCTAAAAATAAGATCATCACACTAAAAAGTCTTTGA